A stretch of Henckelia pumila isolate YLH828 chromosome 4, ASM3356847v2, whole genome shotgun sequence DNA encodes these proteins:
- the LOC140862996 gene encoding threonine--tRNA ligase, mitochondrial 1: MGDSAADPKSKPNSIHAFMKDEAYLQTVINRRIELFQAIQNQQNINRLTLSSDLIQITLPDGKVKEGKKWSTTPYDVAKEISKSLASNALISKVDGVLWDMSRPLEGDCKLGLFTFDSDEGRDTFWHSSAHILGESLEQTYGCRLCIGPCTTRGEGFYYDAFYGDLGLNEDHFKQIEAAAKKAVDEKQPFERIEVTRDQALDMFSDNQFKVEIIKDLPEDKTITVYRCGPLVDLCRGPHIPNTSFVKAFSCLKASSAYWRGNKDRESLQRVYGISYPDQKRLKEYKAMLEEAKKYDHRELTKKQELFFFHPLSPGSCFFLPHGARVCNKLLEFIRSQYWKRGYEEVWSPNMYNMQLWETSGHAANYKENMFVFEVEKQEFGLKPMNCPGHCLIFDHRVRSYRELPLRLADFGVLHRNEASGALTGLTRVRRFQQDDAHIFCRESQIKDEVKGVLEFISHVYKIFGFTFDLKLSTRPEKYLGDILTWEKAEAALAEALNESGKPWEINEGDGAFYGPKIDISVSDAMRRKFQCATLQLDFQLPARFNLSYSAEDETKRERPVMIHRAILGSVERMFAILLEHYKGKWPFWLSPRQAIVCPVSDKSQAYALQVRDRIHDTGFFVDVDTSDRTINKKIREAQLAQYNYILVVGEKEVGTGQVAVRVRDNNDANLKSVEDLLNHFKDEVAAYR, translated from the exons ATGGGTGATTCCGCCGCTGACCCTAAATCCAAGCCTAACTCAATCCATGCTTTCATGAAGGATGAAGCATATCTCCAAACTGTCATCAACAGGCGCATCGAACTTTTCCAAGCCATCCAAAATCAGCAAAATATCAATCGCCTCACCCTATCTTCCGATCTTATCCA GATTACATTACCGGATGGCAAAGTGAAAGAAGGGAAGAAATGGAGTACGACTCCTTACGATGTTGCCAAGGAGATATCGAAGAGCTTGGCATCCAATGCGCTGATTTCCAAAGTGGATGGGGTCTTGTGGGATATGAGCCGGCCGTTAGAAGGGGATTGTAAGCTTGGGCTCTTCACCTTTGACAGTGATGAGGGCCGGGATACTTTCTGGCATTCGAGTGCTCATATTCTTGGCGAG TCTTTGGAGCAGACGTATGGGTGTAGATTATGCATAGGGCCATGTACTACGAGGGGCGAG GGTTTTTATTATGATGCGTTTTATGGTGATCTTGGCTTGAATGAAGATCACTTTAAGCAGATTGAAGCTGCAGCAAAGAAAGCAGTTGAT GAAAAACAACCTTTTGAACGCATTGAAGTGACAAGGGATCAAGCTCTTGACATGTTTTCAGATAATCAATTCAAG GTTGAAATTATCAAGGATTTACCTGAGGATAAAACTATCACTGTATACAGATGTGGTCCTTTGGTTGATCTGTGTCGTGGACCTCACATACCCAACACATCTTTTGTGAAAGCGTTTAGTTGTTTGAAG GCATCATCTGCATACTGGCGTGGAAATAAAGATCGTGAAAGCTTGCAAAGAGTTTATGGAATATCCTATCCAGACCAAAAACGTTTGAAG GAGTACAAAGCCATGCTGGAAGAAGCCAAGAAATATGACCATCGAGAGCTCACCAAGAAGCAAGAGCTTTTCTTTTTTCACCCGCTCAG TCCTGGAAGTTGTTTCTTCCTACCTCATGGTGCTCGAGTTTGCAACAAGTTACTGGAATTTATAAGAAGTCAATATTGGAAGCGAGGTTATGAAGAG GTATGGTCTCCAAACATGTATAATATGCAACTCTGGGAAACATCAGGTCATGCTGCAAACTACAAGGAGAATATGTTTGTGTTTGAG GTCGAGAAACAAGAATTTGGGCTAAAGCCAATGAATTGCCCTGGGCATTGTTTAATATTTGATCATAGAGTTCGATCATATAGAG AACTTCCACTTCGCTTGGCTGATTTTGGGGTTTTGCATAGAAACGAGGCTAGTGGGGCGCTTACTGGTTTGACTCGTGTCAGGAGATTCCAACAG GATGATGCTCACATCTTCTGCAGGGAGTCCCAG ATAAAAGATGAAGTCAAGGGTGTTCTAGAATTCATCAGTCACGTGTACAAAATATTTGGATTTACCTTCGACTTGAAGTTATCTACG AGACCAGAAAAATATCTTGGAGACATACTGACATGGGAAAAGGCTGAAGCTGCTCTAGCAGAAGCGTTGAATGAGTCTGGCAAGCCCTGGGAG ATAAATGAAGGTGATGGAGCATTTTATGGACCAAAGATTGACATCAGTGTTTCTGATGCAATGAGGAGAAAATTTCAGTGTGCAACACTTCAG CTGGACTTCCAACTTCCTGCCCGTTTCAACTTATCGTACTCGGCAGAAGATGAAACTAAGAGAGAGAGGCCTGTTATGATACATAGAGCCATTCTTGGCTCTGTTGAACGAATGTTTGCAATACTTTTGGAGCATTATAAGGGTAAATGGCCATTTTGGCTCAGTCCACGCCAAGCAATAGTTTGCCCTGTCTCTGACAAGTCACAGGCATATGCGCTGCAG GTTCGTGACCGCATACATGATACTGGATTTTTTGTTGATGTTGATACATCTGATCGAACAATCAATAAGAAG ATACGAGAAGCTCAGTTGGCACAATACAACTATATATTAGTTGTTGGCGAGAAAGAAGTTGGAACTGGACAG GTGGCGGTCAGAGTTAGAGACAACAACGATGCTAACCTTAAGAGTGTTGAAGATCTTTTGAATCACTTCAAGGATGAAGTGGCAGCTTATAGGTAG